One window from the genome of Rhodothermus sp. encodes:
- a CDS encoding DUF72 domain-containing protein, with product MVGQAWIGTSGWAYRHWRGVLYPTDVPSHQWFDYYARVFDTVELNHTFYHLPRPATVQRWHDQAPPGFRFAVKVSRAITHRRRLRDCADALQTFFDTIAPLEEHLGPLLYQLPPGLHADLERLASFVTLLPEGYLHVFEFRHRSWFTEEVYRFLVAHNLIFCIHDWSRLDVPCWTTGPAVYVRFHGTTGRYAGGYDETTLRQWAERIRLWLNAGRDVYVYFNNDVGGHAVQNARMLKNLLTGN from the coding sequence ATGGTCGGACAGGCATGGATTGGTACCTCAGGATGGGCGTACCGGCACTGGCGCGGCGTGCTTTACCCGACGGATGTGCCTTCCCATCAATGGTTTGACTATTATGCACGCGTGTTCGATACGGTTGAACTCAACCATACGTTCTACCATCTCCCCCGTCCTGCTACGGTGCAACGCTGGCACGATCAGGCGCCGCCGGGCTTTCGCTTTGCCGTAAAGGTCAGTCGCGCCATTACGCACCGGCGCCGCCTCCGTGACTGCGCCGACGCGCTGCAGACCTTCTTCGACACCATTGCTCCCCTTGAAGAACATCTGGGGCCACTGCTCTATCAGTTACCCCCAGGTCTGCATGCTGATCTGGAGCGTCTGGCATCATTCGTTACGCTGTTGCCCGAGGGTTATCTGCACGTCTTCGAATTCCGTCACCGAAGCTGGTTCACAGAAGAGGTGTACCGCTTCCTGGTGGCGCACAACCTGATCTTCTGCATACACGACTGGTCTCGGCTCGACGTCCCCTGTTGGACGACCGGCCCGGCCGTCTATGTGCGCTTTCACGGAACGACCGGCCGTTACGCTGGCGGCTACGATGAGACCACGCTCCGGCAATGGGCCGAACGCATTCGCCTGTGGCTGAACGCAGGCCGGGACGTGTACGTGTACTTCAACAACGACGTAGGCGGGCACGCTGTCCAGAATGCCCGTATGCTGAAAAACCTGTTGACCGGCAACTGA
- a CDS encoding cold shock domain-containing protein yields the protein MSQGTVKWFSAEKGYGFIEQDGGGEDVFVHRTAVAGLGYGEELRKGERLRFEIRRTPKGLQAVNVQRLDM from the coding sequence ATGTCTCAGGGTACTGTCAAGTGGTTCAGTGCGGAGAAGGGCTACGGCTTTATTGAGCAGGATGGCGGAGGCGAAGACGTCTTCGTGCACCGGACGGCCGTAGCCGGGCTGGGCTACGGCGAAGAGTTGCGTAAAGGGGAGCGGTTGCGTTTTGAAATCCGCCGCACGCCCAAAGGACTCCAGGCCGTCAACGTACAACGGCTGGACATGTAG
- the fdhD gene encoding formate dehydrogenase accessory sulfurtransferase FdhD, giving the protein MNAPQRGTRIDCIEALRFDGSGTHPTKEAVVVEEPLELRLVYFHEGHPTHSRVAITMRTPGHDVELAIGFFFGEGIIQQYRDIDRFEHTGPSGDRPNNRNILTVTLKPYVSVDPFRLERHFLTAASCGLCGKAALETVRVGGYPSLPAGPLLTPKQLCELPQTLRKAQALFNETGGLHAAALFDAAGRLLALREDVGRHNALDKLIGHFLLEEKAALLQHGILLLSGRASFELVQKAARAGIPVVAAVGAPSSLAVDLARECGMTLIGFLRDSRFNVYSGPQRLKPERVATA; this is encoded by the coding sequence ATGAATGCGCCACAACGGGGCACACGCATTGACTGCATCGAAGCCCTGCGCTTCGACGGTTCAGGGACGCATCCTACTAAAGAGGCCGTCGTTGTAGAAGAACCCCTGGAGCTTCGGCTGGTGTACTTCCACGAAGGGCACCCGACCCATAGCCGCGTGGCCATCACCATGCGCACGCCGGGCCACGATGTAGAGCTGGCCATCGGGTTCTTCTTTGGGGAAGGCATTATTCAACAATATCGTGACATCGACCGATTCGAGCACACGGGCCCTTCTGGTGATCGCCCCAATAATCGGAATATCCTGACCGTTACGCTGAAACCCTACGTGTCGGTCGATCCCTTTCGTCTGGAACGCCACTTTCTGACCGCGGCCAGCTGCGGTCTCTGTGGGAAGGCCGCACTGGAGACCGTCCGGGTCGGTGGCTATCCTTCCCTACCAGCAGGACCTTTGCTGACACCGAAGCAGCTCTGCGAGCTACCTCAGACGCTCCGAAAGGCCCAGGCTCTCTTCAACGAGACCGGGGGGTTGCATGCAGCGGCTCTGTTCGATGCCGCCGGACGCCTGCTGGCACTGCGTGAAGACGTAGGCCGCCATAACGCATTGGATAAGCTTATCGGACACTTCCTGCTGGAAGAAAAAGCGGCCCTGTTACAACACGGCATTTTGCTGCTCAGCGGCCGGGCCAGCTTCGAGCTGGTACAAAAAGCTGCCCGGGCCGGTATTCCTGTCGTGGCAGCCGTTGGTGCCCCCTCCAGCCTGGCCGTCGATCTGGCCCGGGAATGCGGCATGACGCTGATCGGATTTTTACGCGACAGCCGTTTCAACGTGTACAGCGGTCCGCAACGACTAAAGCCTGAGCGCGTGGCCACTGCATAG